TCAGATCCTTTTTCAGCAGGATGACATTCGCACTCTCCCGCACCGCTTCTGTTGCATTTTCAACGGAAATCCCCACATCTGCCCGGATAACAGCCGGCAGATCATTCAGACCGTCTCCCAGAAATCCAACTGTATGCCCGTTTGTCTGCAGCGTTTCCACCAGCATGGCTTTCTGTTTTGGCGAGAGTTCTGCAAAAATATTTGTTTTCTCAACCGCTATGGGCAATTCATTTTCAGAAAGAGCATCCAGCTGTGCTCCTGTCAGACAACTCTCTGCGGGAATTCCGATACGCCTGCAAATGGATCGTGCTACTTGTTTTTGATCTCCTGTCAGCACCTTTACATTCACATGAAGACTGTGAAGCTTCTGAATTGCACTTGCGGCACTCTTCTTTGGCGCATCAAAAAATGCCAGATACCCCAACAGAATAAAGTCATGCTCTTCCTCGGGAACAAGGGCTGCTCTGCTCATTGTTTTATAGGCAACTGCAATTACCTTCATCCCGTCTTCCAGCATTTCATCAACCACAGCGTGAACATTTTGCAGGATATCCGCACCTGCCGCTGTTTTCTCTCCACGGTATTCTATCATGCTGCACTGCCTCGCAACTTCCTCAATACTTCCCTTGATGATCCAGATATTTTCTTCTCCCGTATTCAATAATACACTGGAAAAACGTCGGTTATAGTCGAAAGGAAGTTCATCTGTCTTTTGATATTTTTCTGTCAGCTGCCTGTAGTAATCTGCTTTTCCCTGCATTTTCTCCGCCTTGCAGATCGCCTCGTCCAGATGATTTCCCACTCCGGTAGAATAATGACTTGCCAGATATGCATAATCCAGCACCTTCTGACTCTCATTCCCGAGAATATCCATGTAATACTCCAGCAGGACTGTATCCTGGGTCAATGTTCCTGTTTTATCCACACACAGGACATCCATGCTTCCAAAACTCTGCATCGCATTGATATTTTTTACGATTGTCTGTTTCTTTCCCATCGAATGACTGCCTTTTGCCAGACAGGCGTTGACCACCATCGGAAGCAGCTCCGGTGTGATTCCGACTGCAACAGAAAGTGCAAATAAAAACGCTTCTAACCAGTCTCCCTTCGTCAGTCCGCTTGCAAGAAACACAACCGGGACTAAAACTGTCATAAATCGGATCAACACCCATGCGATCGAATTGGCACCACGGTCAAATCTCTGCTTGCGTGCCTCCACAGACGGAGTCAGACCACCGTAAACTGTCTCCTGACCAACTGTCAGGACAATCCCAGTTCCCGTTCCTCCTGCAACTGTCGTGCCTCCGAACAGTATATTGCTGTAATCTGTCAGTTTCTGCGGT
This window of the Mediterraneibacter gnavus ATCC 29149 genome carries:
- the mgtA gene encoding magnesium-translocating P-type ATPase — its product is MNQKEAVHERLKEYACVAPDQMMQKLQINAEGITQEEAIIRRQKYGNNAPSAKNKDTMFYCIRRAFVNPFSTILFFLGLISLVTDVFLSSDYQKNLTAVLIIFSMLILSGIVRLTQELHSKRVADELFQLVHTTVQVLRDGQWVELSSSELVVGDQIRLEAGDRVPADLRLTGATDLFVSQSVITGESAILEKFPEALPKEPQKLTDYSNILFGGTTVAGGTGTGIVLTVGQETVYGGLTPSVEARKQRFDRGANSIAWVLIRFMTVLVPVVFLASGLTKGDWLEAFLFALSVAVGITPELLPMVVNACLAKGSHSMGKKQTIVKNINAMQSFGSMDVLCVDKTGTLTQDTVLLEYYMDILGNESQKVLDYAYLASHYSTGVGNHLDEAICKAEKMQGKADYYRQLTEKYQKTDELPFDYNRRFSSVLLNTGEENIWIIKGSIEEVARQCSMIEYRGEKTAAGADILQNVHAVVDEMLEDGMKVIAVAYKTMSRAALVPEEEHDFILLGYLAFFDAPKKSAASAIQKLHSLHVNVKVLTGDQKQVARSICRRIGIPAESCLTGAQLDALSENELPIAVEKTNIFAELSPKQKAMLVETLQTNGHTVGFLGDGLNDLPAVIRADVGISVENATEAVRESANVILLKKDLNVLEEGVLEGREAFANMLKYIKITASSNFGNICAIVAASVLLPFFPMTSIQLLLLNLLYDILCLILPWDHVDADLLTKPLEWSGRTLGKFMTFFGPVSSLFDLLTFVFLYFVLCPGVCDGSFGSLSAEKQSLFISMFQTGWFLESMWTQVLILQLLRTKQLPLIQSRPGRMVTGVTILGIVLFTLLPVTPVGKMLGMTAMSPVYFLFLVADVIAYLLLVTLAKAFYIKKNQDLI